One window from the genome of Jeotgalibaca sp. MA1X17-3 encodes:
- a CDS encoding ABC transporter substrate-binding protein produces the protein MSKIRKVLSTAALTLLFLGACGNGDEANTDSTGNTTAGSSTLVVYSPNSEGLINATIPAFEEKYDIKVELIQAGTGELFTKLESEKNAPIADIIFGGAYSQYAQSTELFEEYTPEENDALVTEYQNTTGFYTPYTIDGSVIVVNPDLIGDIEIKSYEDLLNPELKGKIATADPANSSSAFAQLTNMLAAKGGYESDEAWDYVKDVFTLVDGKISSSSSNVYKTVADGEMTVGLSYEDPTVKLLNDGANVEIVYPEEGTVFLPASIAVIKDAENMENAKLFVDFVISEDIQNVLGTTTTNRPVRKDAETSENMKPLDDIKILEEDMDYVIENKQKIVDHYTDVFVDIESNR, from the coding sequence ATGAGTAAAATAAGAAAAGTTTTGTCGACTGCAGCATTAACGTTATTATTTTTAGGCGCATGTGGGAATGGTGACGAAGCAAATACAGATTCAACGGGTAATACTACTGCTGGATCGAGTACACTTGTCGTTTATTCTCCAAACTCAGAAGGCTTAATAAATGCAACGATTCCTGCTTTTGAAGAAAAATATGATATTAAAGTAGAATTAATCCAAGCAGGAACAGGCGAACTGTTTACAAAATTAGAAAGTGAAAAAAATGCTCCTATAGCAGATATTATTTTTGGAGGTGCGTATTCTCAATATGCACAAAGTACAGAATTATTTGAAGAATATACTCCTGAAGAGAACGATGCGTTAGTAACTGAATATCAAAATACAACTGGTTTTTACACACCATATACGATTGATGGTAGTGTGATTGTCGTAAACCCAGATTTAATTGGAGATATTGAAATTAAAAGTTATGAAGACTTGTTGAATCCTGAATTAAAAGGAAAGATTGCTACGGCTGATCCAGCAAATTCCTCGAGTGCATTTGCACAACTAACGAATATGTTAGCTGCAAAAGGTGGATATGAGAGTGACGAAGCCTGGGATTATGTAAAAGACGTTTTCACTTTAGTTGATGGAAAAATTAGTTCAAGCTCCAGTAATGTTTACAAAACAGTAGCGGATGGAGAAATGACAGTAGGTCTTTCTTATGAAGATCCAACAGTTAAGCTGTTAAATGATGGGGCAAATGTAGAAATTGTGTATCCAGAAGAAGGAACCGTGTTCTTACCAGCAAGCATTGCTGTTATCAAGGATGCTGAGAATATGGAAAATGCTAAATTATTTGTTGATTTTGTTATTTCTGAAGATATCCAAAATGTATTGGGAACAACAACGACGAATAGACCGGTACGTAAAGATGCTGAAACGAGTGAAAATATGAAACCATTAGATGATATTAAGATACTGGAAGAAGATATGGACTATGTGATTGAAAATAAACAAAAAATTGTAGATCACTACACGGATGTTTTTGTA
- a CDS encoding helix-turn-helix transcriptional regulator, producing MNPELIGRHITSIQDGVIQQMIHYVEQNYDKRFIFQDVAQTIGYSPTLLHNRFKEYMHLTFNDYVNRYRIQKSIELLKNKEVKLYEVATQCGFNDYKYFNQVFKKYINMSASEFMNLSQM from the coding sequence ATGAACCCTGAATTAATTGGTAGACATATTACTTCTATTCAAGATGGTGTCATTCAACAGATGATCCACTACGTTGAACAAAATTATGACAAACGATTTATTTTTCAAGATGTAGCTCAGACAATTGGATATAGTCCGACCTTGTTGCACAATCGTTTTAAAGAATACATGCACCTTACATTTAATGATTATGTAAACCGATATCGGATCCAAAAATCGATTGAATTGTTAAAAAATAAAGAAGTGAAGTTGTATGAAGTAGCAACCCAGTGTGGTTTCAACGACTACAAATATTTTAATCAAGTTTTTAAAAAATATATTAATATGAGTGCTAGTGAATTTATGAATCTTTCTCAAATGTAG
- a CDS encoding response regulator: MYRVLIVEDEYIIRKGMIYGFNYEKWDCVVVGEASNGQEGIQKIKELQPDIVITDINMPIKNAFQMFEETMEFPYSAIIVSGYDEFVNAQKAIQYGVSEFIVKPIESEQFEKALQRAQQQCEINQHFTEKKKRQKRK, from the coding sequence ATGTATCGGGTATTAATTGTGGAAGATGAGTACATTATTCGCAAAGGAATGATATATGGATTTAACTATGAAAAATGGGATTGTGTAGTTGTAGGAGAAGCATCTAATGGACAGGAAGGCATTCAAAAGATTAAAGAATTGCAACCTGATATTGTCATTACCGACATTAATATGCCAATCAAAAATGCCTTTCAAATGTTTGAAGAAACAATGGAATTTCCATACAGTGCTATTATTGTTTCAGGATATGATGAATTTGTTAATGCTCAAAAAGCCATACAATATGGGGTAAGTGAGTTTATTGTAAAGCCGATTGAATCAGAACAATTTGAAAAAGCTCTCCAAAGAGCCCAGCAACAATGTGAAATCAATCAACACTTCACAGAAAAAAAGAAAAGACAGAAGCGCAAATGA
- a CDS encoding sensor histidine kinase, whose protein sequence is MQKIPFQKKLQKEILMYSFGMTILVTIILSVILYWLNTTTTRMQLNHTESNIQQLFTENLQEYEKRMEDNAETIYLDYLNGKSNDPTIYSNFYAFNSKNELKSELMIVNQNMQLEFSSNPYWDDSGIFMNFLSVITEKMKEEHMDSTQKIFMDNDKEHYLILTTPIRNLFVPKGYAVTIINGKEIRSNLNQTQSQYVISDKFDNVLSSSSSDFITGTLGRVESTLFENQFKYRNDLFYSQTTSLTPALTLTVYQKSLMYPYFLTISTMIVLLIASMMLGFAFLFSKRISLRNAKSLEKLINEMKIIRKDPTHRLNIHTKDEFEIVSRRINLMLEELSSVHHNNISLLQANLLAERKKLEAQFNPHFLYNTLEVIRASLYFDKDLANQLIIRLNKILRYSINEENPEVKLLNDIVFIEEYLEINKARFEHFDYKIDLDTECEQIFVPKLFLMPLIENSLKYGFQKRTDLHITISGKKETDRIFLIQVKDNGDNLTREKSFQINDNLQNNIPMGNHHGLINSKKRIQLMYPKTKFNLIKQNQYTIVEIRIGV, encoded by the coding sequence ATGCAAAAAATACCATTTCAAAAAAAATTACAAAAGGAAATCCTTATGTATTCATTTGGTATGACTATATTAGTTACTATTATTCTAAGTGTGATTCTTTATTGGCTAAATACTACAACGACACGCATGCAACTCAATCATACGGAGAGTAACATTCAACAACTGTTTACAGAGAATCTTCAAGAATATGAAAAACGAATGGAAGATAATGCAGAAACGATTTATCTAGATTATTTAAATGGTAAAAGCAATGATCCTACCATATATTCTAATTTTTATGCATTTAATTCTAAAAATGAACTAAAAAGTGAATTAATGATTGTAAATCAAAATATGCAACTTGAATTCAGCAGTAATCCATATTGGGACGATTCCGGGATATTTATGAATTTCCTGTCGGTTATAACAGAAAAAATGAAAGAAGAACATATGGATTCTACTCAAAAAATTTTTATGGACAATGACAAGGAACACTACTTAATTTTAACCACACCTATCCGGAATTTATTTGTTCCCAAAGGATATGCTGTGACTATTATTAATGGTAAGGAAATTCGATCGAACCTCAACCAAACGCAAAGCCAATATGTTATTTCTGATAAATTTGATAATGTTTTATCCTCCAGCTCTTCTGATTTCATTACGGGAACTCTTGGAAGAGTAGAGAGCACCTTGTTTGAAAATCAATTTAAATACAGAAATGATTTATTCTATTCACAAACGACATCCCTCACACCGGCTCTTACGCTAACGGTTTATCAAAAAAGTTTGATGTATCCGTATTTCTTAACCATTAGTACAATGATTGTACTATTAATTGCTAGTATGATGCTTGGATTTGCCTTTTTATTTTCGAAAAGAATTTCTTTACGAAATGCAAAATCCTTAGAAAAATTAATTAATGAAATGAAAATTATTAGAAAAGATCCCACGCATCGTCTAAATATTCATACAAAGGACGAATTTGAAATCGTATCAAGACGTATCAATCTGATGTTGGAAGAACTTTCCTCCGTGCATCACAACAACATTTCACTACTGCAAGCTAATTTGTTAGCGGAAAGAAAAAAACTAGAAGCACAATTCAACCCACATTTTCTTTACAATACATTGGAAGTCATTCGTGCTTCGCTTTATTTCGACAAAGATTTGGCTAATCAACTAATTATCCGACTGAATAAAATATTACGTTATAGTATCAACGAAGAAAATCCAGAAGTGAAATTATTAAATGATATTGTTTTTATTGAAGAGTATCTCGAAATAAATAAAGCTAGATTTGAGCATTTTGATTATAAAATAGATTTAGATACGGAGTGTGAACAAATTTTTGTTCCCAAATTATTTTTAATGCCACTCATTGAAAATAGTCTGAAATACGGCTTTCAAAAACGTACTGATTTACACATTACGATTTCAGGAAAAAAAGAAACTGATCGAATTTTCTTGATTCAAGTAAAGGATAATGGAGATAATTTGACGAGGGAAAAAAGTTTCCAAATCAATGATAACCTTCAAAATAATATTCCCATGGGTAATCACCATGGATTAATTAATAGTAAGAAGCGTATTCAACTTATGTACCCAAAAACAAAATTTAATCTGATAAAACAAAATCAATATACTATTGTAGAGATTAGGATAGGAGTGTAG
- a CDS encoding sugar O-acetyltransferase, with protein MNHEEKMHTGDLYLPNDEELMKKQLQHLDRLYDFNQTRPAEQDKRQQMLKEMFAEIGEGCYIEPPFHSNFGGKHVHFGKHIYANFNLTLVDDTHIYVGDYTMFGPNVVVATAGHPILPDLREKAYQYNAAVHIGKNCWIGAGAIILPGITIGENVVVGAGSVVTKNLPDNVVAVGNPCRILRKVNQHDEEYYFKKRKTNSKKSQI; from the coding sequence ATGAATCACGAAGAAAAAATGCATACTGGCGATTTATACTTACCGAATGACGAAGAATTAATGAAAAAACAACTACAGCACTTGGACCGCCTTTACGATTTCAACCAAACTCGTCCAGCTGAACAAGATAAAAGACAACAGATGTTAAAAGAAATGTTTGCAGAAATTGGAGAAGGCTGCTATATTGAACCGCCGTTTCATTCCAATTTTGGTGGGAAACATGTCCATTTTGGAAAACATATTTATGCAAATTTTAATCTAACACTAGTTGATGATACACACATTTATGTAGGAGATTATACAATGTTTGGCCCAAATGTCGTAGTTGCTACTGCCGGGCATCCAATCCTGCCAGACCTTCGTGAGAAAGCATACCAGTATAATGCAGCTGTGCATATTGGTAAAAATTGCTGGATCGGTGCCGGAGCAATCATTCTTCCGGGTATCACGATCGGAGAAAATGTCGTAGTGGGTGCTGGAAGCGTAGTAACCAAAAATTTACCGGACAATGTAGTAGCAGTAGGAAATCCATGTCGTATTCTTCGAAAAGTAAACCAGCATGATGAGGAGTATTATTTTAAAAAGAGAAAAACAAATTCCAAAAAATCACAAATATAA
- a CDS encoding DUF975 family protein codes for MNRVHLKQNAKEIVRRNYIPWLLVGIITIILSYANSQSQVSSEFDPVSFFDIRVRWLNLLQLILTVPLTRVAIDLTDGVYQNATDSLFRNAQWVRDIAAMIIVGIYTVLWTFLFIIPGVVKGYAYSMVPYILADDPEIGIADAIKLSQDMTYGYKIDLFIMDFSFVLWNIASALTFGLVGLYAVPYQNATWTQYYVYLSERNE; via the coding sequence ATGAATAGGGTCCATCTTAAACAAAATGCTAAAGAAATCGTTCGACGCAATTACATCCCCTGGTTATTAGTAGGAATCATTACCATTATTTTATCTTATGCAAATTCTCAAAGCCAAGTATCATCCGAATTTGATCCAGTTTCCTTTTTTGATATTCGTGTTCGCTGGTTAAATCTCTTACAATTGATTCTAACGGTTCCTTTAACAAGAGTCGCTATTGATTTAACCGATGGTGTCTACCAAAATGCTACCGATAGTCTATTCCGAAACGCACAATGGGTTCGCGATATTGCTGCTATGATTATCGTTGGTATTTATACAGTTCTATGGACGTTCTTATTTATCATCCCTGGAGTTGTTAAAGGGTATGCCTACTCGATGGTTCCCTATATCCTAGCAGATGACCCTGAGATAGGAATTGCAGATGCTATCAAATTAAGTCAAGATATGACGTACGGATATAAAATAGATTTATTCATTATGGACTTTTCTTTTGTCTTATGGAATATTGCCAGTGCGTTAACATTCGGTTTAGTCGGTTTATATGCCGTCCCTTATCAAAATGCAACCTGGACACAGTATTATGTCTATCTATCTGAGCGTAATGAATAA
- the ald gene encoding alanine dehydrogenase → MLIGIPKEVKNNESRVGITPLGVELLVQNGHDVMVETNAGTDAGFEDSAYIEAGATMEPSAEKVWSADMVIKVKEPLEQEFKFFREGLILFTYLHLANEPELTKALVDSGVTAIGYETMVGETGDLPMLNPMSAIAGRLSVQIGAHFLEHQYGGKGVLVGGVPGVKNGKVVIIGGGVSGRNALQIALGLGAHVTVLDVKPEVLIEIEELYGNEVITLMSNEVNIANAIQDADIVIGAVLIPGRKAPTLVTEEMVKGMEAGSVIVDIAVDQGGIFETEDHTTTHDDPVYLKHGVLHYAVPNMPGAVARTSTIALTNSTLPYAVKIANKGILEASEGDDTILTGFNTYKNKVTNEGVAESLGLDYADINDLI, encoded by the coding sequence ATGTTAATTGGTATACCAAAAGAAGTTAAAAATAATGAAAGTCGTGTAGGAATTACACCATTAGGAGTAGAGTTACTGGTTCAAAATGGCCATGATGTTATGGTTGAAACGAACGCAGGAACAGATGCTGGCTTTGAAGATAGCGCATATATAGAAGCAGGTGCAACAATGGAACCATCTGCTGAAAAAGTATGGTCTGCAGATATGGTCATTAAAGTAAAAGAACCACTGGAACAAGAATTCAAGTTTTTCCGTGAAGGATTAATCCTCTTCACATACTTGCACTTAGCAAACGAACCTGAACTAACAAAAGCATTAGTTGATTCTGGTGTAACAGCAATTGGTTATGAAACAATGGTTGGAGAAACCGGCGACTTACCAATGCTAAACCCAATGAGTGCAATTGCTGGACGTTTATCTGTACAAATTGGTGCACATTTCCTTGAACACCAATATGGCGGTAAAGGTGTCTTAGTTGGTGGAGTACCTGGAGTTAAAAATGGAAAAGTTGTTATTATCGGTGGCGGAGTTTCTGGAAGAAACGCATTACAAATTGCACTTGGTTTAGGTGCTCACGTAACTGTTCTAGACGTAAAACCAGAAGTTTTAATCGAAATTGAAGAATTATACGGTAATGAAGTTATTACGTTGATGTCTAACGAAGTAAATATTGCTAACGCAATTCAAGATGCAGATATCGTAATTGGTGCGGTACTTATTCCTGGACGTAAAGCTCCAACTCTTGTAACGGAAGAAATGGTAAAAGGAATGGAAGCTGGTTCTGTTATCGTTGATATCGCAGTAGACCAAGGTGGAATCTTTGAAACAGAAGACCACACAACGACTCATGATGATCCTGTTTACTTAAAACATGGCGTATTGCATTATGCAGTACCAAATATGCCTGGTGCCGTAGCAAGAACTTCTACGATTGCTTTAACAAATTCAACCTTGCCATATGCAGTGAAAATTGCGAACAAGGGTATTTTGGAAGCATCTGAAGGAGACGATACAATCCTAACAGGTTTCAATACGTACAAAAATAAAGTTACTAATGAAGGTGTAGCTGAATCACTTGGATTAGACTACGCAGACATTAATGATTTAATCTAA
- a CDS encoding cupin domain-containing protein — MKDINRNDIERLVREVILEEYSRGGDTGRHLDKESGVMSIKLPMFDVTEEHRLDTGNPEHQVYTRDLVTVEESPRLGLGLMVMKDTTFDWHLGYDEIDYMMEGTLSVIIDGRKVTAGPGEIMYIPKDSDIQFSVEGTARFIYITYPADWNG; from the coding sequence ATGAAGGATATAAATAGAAATGATATTGAGAGACTCGTTCGTGAAGTTATTTTAGAAGAATATTCAAGAGGAGGAGATACCGGTCGTCATCTTGATAAAGAGAGCGGCGTGATGTCCATCAAACTACCTATGTTTGATGTAACAGAAGAACATCGTTTAGATACCGGTAATCCAGAACATCAAGTCTATACAAGAGATTTAGTAACGGTAGAAGAAAGTCCACGCTTAGGGCTAGGGTTAATGGTTATGAAAGATACAACCTTTGACTGGCACTTAGGATACGACGAAATCGACTATATGATGGAAGGAACCTTATCTGTTATCATTGATGGCAGAAAAGTAACCGCCGGACCGGGAGAAATCATGTATATTCCTAAAGACTCTGATATTCAATTTTCAGTTGAAGGAACAGCGCGCTTTATTTATATTACCTATCCAGCTGATTGGAACGGATAA
- the eutH gene encoding ethanolamine utilization protein EutH, translated as MSINEIIIWIMAIIMVLGAFDKAFGNKFQLGEQFEEGLMAMGALALSMAGIIVLAPKLSDWLSPIVVPLYELVGADPAMFAGTLLANDMGGFFLAQQMTVDPEIVLFSGGILGSMMGATIVFSIPVGLGLIEIKDRPYLAQGILCGIVTIPFGAMVSGLLMGIGMGKILVNLIPIIIVAILIALGLWKFPSKMINGFTMFGKLIVAVATLGLAVGGLDWLVGFKLFENQDSLGVAFETVGSIAITLAGAYGLVLIITKLFKKPLMKFGNLLGINEISAAGLIASLANNIAMFQTVKNMDNKGKVINIAFAVSASFAIGDHLGFTAGVAPEIIMPMIVGKLAGGISAVLVAILITKNMKQTEPVIEDVA; from the coding sequence ATGAGTATTAATGAAATAATTATTTGGATTATGGCTATTATCATGGTTTTAGGTGCTTTTGATAAAGCATTTGGTAATAAGTTTCAGTTAGGTGAACAATTTGAAGAAGGATTAATGGCAATGGGTGCTTTAGCACTATCCATGGCCGGTATCATTGTATTAGCACCAAAACTTTCTGATTGGCTGAGCCCAATTGTTGTTCCATTGTATGAACTAGTAGGAGCAGATCCAGCGATGTTTGCGGGTACGTTACTTGCAAATGATATGGGTGGTTTCTTCTTGGCTCAACAGATGACTGTAGATCCAGAAATTGTTCTCTTTTCAGGAGGAATCTTAGGATCCATGATGGGAGCAACGATTGTATTTTCTATTCCAGTTGGACTTGGTTTGATTGAAATAAAAGACCGTCCTTATTTAGCACAAGGAATCCTTTGTGGAATTGTAACCATCCCATTCGGAGCAATGGTATCTGGTTTGTTGATGGGAATTGGTATGGGCAAAATTTTGGTAAACTTAATCCCAATTATTATTGTTGCAATTTTGATTGCATTAGGATTATGGAAATTCCCTAGCAAAATGATCAATGGCTTTACCATGTTTGGTAAATTGATTGTTGCTGTTGCAACACTTGGTTTAGCAGTTGGTGGTTTAGATTGGCTTGTAGGCTTCAAATTATTCGAAAATCAAGACTCTCTAGGAGTAGCTTTTGAAACAGTAGGAAGTATTGCGATTACCTTAGCAGGGGCTTATGGATTGGTATTAATTATTACAAAACTTTTCAAAAAACCACTAATGAAATTTGGTAATCTATTAGGAATCAACGAAATTTCTGCAGCAGGATTGATTGCTTCTTTAGCAAATAATATTGCGATGTTCCAAACCGTTAAGAACATGGATAACAAAGGAAAAGTTATTAATATTGCTTTTGCTGTTTCAGCATCCTTTGCTATTGGGGATCACTTAGGCTTTACTGCCGGTGTTGCACCTGAAATTATCATGCCAATGATTGTTGGGAAACTAGCAGGAGGAATTTCTGCAGTTCTTGTAGCTATTCTTATTACGAAAAACATGAAACAAACTGAACCTGTAATAGAAGACGTAGCGTAA
- a CDS encoding EutN/CcmL family microcompartment protein — translation MFVGKVVGSLWATRKDEKLNGLKFLLVEKQLNETEVSPELVVAVDHVGAGVGEQVLITTGSSARISFENRTLPVDMVIVGIIDSVEYPKEE, via the coding sequence ATGTTTGTTGGAAAAGTAGTAGGAAGTCTATGGGCAACCCGAAAAGATGAAAAACTAAATGGCTTAAAATTTTTACTAGTAGAAAAACAATTGAACGAAACCGAAGTCAGCCCTGAATTAGTAGTGGCGGTAGACCATGTAGGCGCCGGTGTTGGTGAGCAAGTGCTCATCACGACCGGAAGTTCTGCACGGATTTCTTTTGAAAATCGTACATTACCTGTTGACATGGTCATTGTTGGAATCATTGATTCCGTTGAATATCCAAAAGAAGAATAA
- the eutD gene encoding ethanolamine utilization phosphate acetyltransferase EutD: MSFDQLVEEVAEKIKSSMQQTFEIEASGRHVHLSREDIDTLFGKGYELNPAKFLSQPGQFASRERVTLVGSKGVLHNVIVLGPARSHSQVEISYTDVNVLGVKAPLRNSGDIDGTPGIMIMNGTKQVILDKGLIVAKRHVHVQDKDASILGVKDKEIVQVEVMSERPLIFDDVTIRVSPHFETFMHIDFDEANACGFKKGTKGRIIKKD, from the coding sequence ATTTCATTTGATCAATTAGTAGAAGAAGTCGCAGAAAAAATTAAAAGCAGTATGCAACAAACATTTGAGATAGAAGCTAGTGGAAGACATGTACACCTTTCTCGTGAAGATATTGATACTTTATTTGGAAAAGGATATGAATTAAACCCAGCTAAATTCCTATCTCAACCAGGTCAATTCGCTTCGAGAGAACGAGTTACTTTGGTTGGTTCAAAAGGAGTCTTACATAACGTTATCGTATTGGGACCTGCTCGTAGTCACAGTCAAGTTGAAATTTCTTACACAGATGTAAACGTATTGGGAGTAAAAGCACCTTTACGAAATAGTGGGGATATTGACGGGACTCCAGGAATTATGATTATGAACGGAACCAAACAAGTTATATTAGACAAAGGATTAATCGTAGCGAAAAGACATGTTCATGTTCAAGATAAAGATGCAAGTATACTAGGTGTCAAAGATAAAGAAATTGTACAAGTGGAAGTGATGAGCGAGCGACCATTGATTTTTGATGATGTGACGATTCGTGTCAGCCCTCATTTTGAAACATTTATGCATATTGATTTTGACGAAGCGAATGCTTGTGGATTTAAAAAAGGTACAAAAGGGCGCATCATAAAAAAGGACTGA
- a CDS encoding BMC domain-containing protein, with translation MASTNALGMIETRGLVAAVEAADAMVKAANVTLVGKEQVGGGLVTVMVRGDVGAVKAATDAGAAAAEAVGELISVHVIPRPHMEVDAILPKYEG, from the coding sequence ATGGCAAGTACAAACGCATTAGGAATGATCGAAACTAGAGGATTAGTAGCAGCAGTAGAGGCAGCAGACGCAATGGTGAAAGCAGCTAACGTAACGTTAGTTGGAAAAGAGCAAGTCGGTGGCGGACTCGTAACTGTAATGGTTCGTGGAGATGTTGGAGCAGTTAAAGCAGCAACAGATGCAGGAGCAGCAGCAGCAGAAGCAGTTGGAGAATTAATCTCTGTACACGTAATTCCACGTCCACATATGGAAGTAGACGCAATTCTACCTAAGTACGAAGGATAA
- a CDS encoding BMC domain-containing protein, producing MANKALGLIEVRGMLGAVLAADAALKAANVELLGNYSIPGGLTTVELLGDVAAVYAAVEAGVDSVKDMNLLISSHVIPRLDEQVERMLMKKYEVKNNEAEVDSSVEEEENESKEESTKEESQENSEEDSTNEDTENPPEVPEEKELEEMKVVDLRSLAYKRNIQALTKKEIKYANKAELIRVLVKEGMEDK from the coding sequence ATGGCAAATAAAGCGTTAGGTTTAATCGAAGTCCGAGGAATGTTAGGAGCTGTTTTAGCAGCAGACGCTGCCTTAAAAGCTGCAAATGTTGAGCTTTTGGGAAATTATTCTATTCCTGGTGGATTAACCACAGTAGAATTATTAGGTGATGTTGCTGCTGTATATGCAGCTGTGGAAGCAGGTGTTGATTCAGTGAAAGATATGAATTTGTTGATATCCAGTCATGTGATTCCTCGATTGGATGAGCAAGTAGAACGGATGTTGATGAAAAAATATGAAGTGAAGAATAATGAAGCTGAAGTTGATTCATCAGTAGAAGAAGAGGAAAATGAGTCAAAAGAAGAATCGACTAAAGAAGAAAGCCAAGAAAATTCTGAAGAAGATTCAACTAATGAAGATACAGAAAATCCTCCTGAAGTACCTGAAGAAAAAGAGTTAGAAGAGATGAAAGTGGTAGATTTACGATCACTTGCATACAAGCGGAATATTCAAGCGTTAACGAAAAAAGAAATTAAATACGCTAATAAAGCAGAATTAATCCGTGTATTAGTAAAGGAAGGGATGGAGGATAAATGA